TGAGTTGTGAATGTAAATTGTATACATCACTAGGACTGTCGATCATCTGTAGACTAGCTTTCGCTTTTCCAAGAGTTTCTCGTGCATCTGTTATTTCAGGAAAATGACTCCAGCCATTCTGAAGATCTGTCTCAACATGCGTTTTTAACGTTACACAAGCttctaaaacttttattaagaattcacGTTGTTGCATAGCCAGTCTTTGAATCTCGGTCGATAACTTTCCCATAGCAACTAATTCCAGTTGAACCtaggaaaatattaatcgtgCATTCTCTGAtccaaaatcaaatattttttattctatatatataacaaatagaaaacaaatataccaaataaaattaattataaaacttacatCGGATATGAGTTGTTCTTTGGCATCAGTTTGTGATTTAATCTGGTGACCTGGATGTTCTTGTGGAGTAGCGCATGCTCTACAAAGTGCTGAGCAACATGTCGCACACCATAATGCCAAAGGCATTCCGTGCGTGTGACAATTTTCActctgtaaaatattataactacaaattttatttctttcttttatattttacacgtaatatttatataataaaaaaatatatatgtaattctgcataaatttttattttctgtttaaaaaatttatcaaaaattttaaatataaaaattatactttgtaTGTTAGAAGTAAATTATTGCAGACTTTATAACTTAATCTTATTACTATTAGAAGCTTGATATGGCTTCAGaactgtatattttctttaccaTTTGTGTATAAACTGGTGAATACGAATAACCGGTTGACGAACttgaaatctttataaaaaaaatatattcacattGTCATGTACCTTTCTCTCCTTATCATTCGTTTTTCCAGATGTGTTGTTCGTGGTGATTTTTAAGTGAGACAAATTATTTGTTAGAGCAAGGAGAGAAGAATGTGTTGGTAGAGCATCCGGTCCTTGATCACCTAGATCCGTCCTCTTCCAACAATGCGCACAAAACAACTCACGTCCCTTTAACAAATTGTTTTCTATGCAACGCAAACAAAAATAATGCTTGCAACTAAGATATTTCGGACATTGTTCCGTATCGTTATACTTCTGCTTGCAATAGCTGCAAAGCGTCAGTTCCTCTAAATCTGTTAAAACACTTGGATCCAGcatctgaaatataataaaatattatttattaattattttttataatcttactCTTTATAGTTATACTTAATAATCttacattttcatattataatactcgtagaaatatttaaaaattatcggtactattattttatataacgcgattattttaatttagaaataataagaatatatgttTGAGAAATGTTTGTGTACGTATATGTGTTTCATTgtactatattatttagaaaaataacataaaggTCATATTTCATGTATCTATTTCTAATAACAATCGGTTTCACTcttaaattgttttcttttcatctttttctttcttctttattctctcttttgtcataaacaatataacttattatttttataaaaaaaaaagaaaaatataattttatcttattgaaataaatttttaattagttaatgcatatttcgtattatattatattattcaaacaatataaatatttcatagatatttattttattattaatacatatgtacatatttattcttGGTTCTAACATATTAAtctgattatttaatacaatttgatTTATCGCATAAATGAATctcaaaattttcctttttaaactaaatataaagataataaaattttttttaaatgatataacataaatataaaacaaatagaaaaaaaattaaatgttaaatcaatataattagatctatttcttttatatcatttctcttttttttttattatttctttcttttatgtgTTATAAAATGATGCGCCATATAAATTCAGTCATGTTATTTCATAGCCTTGTCTTTAAGTTCGAACTTATTCTCAAAAGGTTAGCTTCTTATCTGACACATTGACTATAACAGCAACGTTATTATGCAACAATTTGACtactaaaacataaaaaatgacATTTCATAAGAGAACGCGCATGCGTACAAAATCCCGCCAAAATGTAAGGGAATAGTCGAAGTTTTGGAATTTACCATtcgttaatgaaaatatatctttaaaagaacaataaaaatgataatgtgatttttttacttttcttcattttgtaaaatattttaaatatcaatacgGATAACCGATAAAACCTTCAGTCATATGATATATGGATTCTTACAGCTTATCGCCAAGTTCTCTTTGCGATATTACGCTGTCACTACGTGTGACAAGTCCacatttaagtaaaaatgaCTTACAAACTGCGTGTTGGGCAAATTCCGCGGGAATATTGTAGTTTGTTCTTGCTCATATCATCACAATGTTTGTACATACatgcttgttttttttttttctaccttTCATTTTCGCTCTCGTTTGTTAATCTTACTCTTCTTTCACTCtcttttttcatcttattcatatacatatgcatACACACGTCTCTTTTCTCGTACTCACAATGGCATACACACGCACGCGCACATATACAACCCACAAAAATACATACAcgacatatgtatattttcctTATCATGCATGCAAGCGCGCGCACACATacaacatatatacatactctCTCTTGCTCTTTCTTTCGTTGGATAGGAGCGTAAATGTTCCGTACCGTGTATACGATTCGTGATCGTCTCCTTGCCGCGCGATGGAGGCTGATCGTTGGCACTCGTCACTCCTAACGTGTACCGTGACAATGATAATTCCGTAATGTTCGTTCGAATATATGATTTGACTTTAATTTACATCGGGATTGACGTAGTATTGTGCGGTTATTGTTCCGCACGCAGGAATCGAGCACTCCAACGTTTTTCGTTGCCGCAGTCGCCGTGGAGTTTTTATCAAGCTTTGTACTTTTCACGTTATGTGTTTACGCTTATCGAACGTCGTGAGTTATTATGGATAACATAACGACGGCGCGCCGGTAACGCGGCGTTACTTCAGTCTTAGCTCGTGCGAACGTTTTGCCACATCATGATGTTTGGTTCACTAAACTAACCACTAGCATGGCGGCgacgaccgaccgaccgaccgacgaCACACACCACAGCGCGCGCTAGTCGCTTACGCTGttgctctcctctcctctttccgTATGTTACCCCCTCTCAACAATCCTAAagcttcctccttctctctctttcttgttCTCTCcttctatctttctcttttctttttcttgtacaCTTTCGTTCGACTCGTGGCAAACAGTGCCGGTGTCGTCTGCGGCTTCTACGATTGCGCGCGCATTTCTCGAATGACTAAGTACGAATATTATGGACTTGCCTTCATACTTCATGTTATAAATTTCGTTATGTATTTGCTTGAATCAACCAATAAAATTGTGTATatgtttttaaacatttattaaaaatatctcaacaCATTTGTTAaaacgtattttaaaaaaatttttaatagattttattttagttttctttatttatgcaaattgtaaataaaaaatataattaatttctattttaggaaatcaaatttttttttcgattcctctatttctaatttcctaataatattcaagaaataaaataagacaaaTTTTGAGTTATAAGaaagattcaaatttaatcataatttaacttacatttaaaaattatttataatctaaccTAGAATTAACtcttagttatttaatttaacctaAATCTAcaattagttttatatttcatttttatgatgttatttttattttttaacttttattttatatcgtaattataactacttttatatatttttatatgtattattattttgtgtatatttattttgtggttcataaaaatatataatattttttaaaaaatatcgtaatcgcaaatttttaaattcaaaacaatTTCTAGACAACATTTCTTATCaagcattataaaaaaattaatattttttaatatatcaaaacaaattttaatttaaaatattaataaaacatagacatatattataaaaaatataaatcaaaattttgtaataaaaattatttgcatttcatcttttttttgttattactaGGAAAAAGATTCTTATGGAAATGAAGTATCAAGGCTAGCAAGACCTTTGCCagtagaatatttattggtAGATGTACCTGCATCCACACCACTTACTCCAcagtttactttttatattagcAATACTATTACTCCATTTCCAATTGAAAATaggtatgtaaaaataaataatgaaatatcatattattttgttaatattaattttattaaattgtagattcatcgatggacaaattcaagaatttaaCTCACTTTGTTCTTATATGCAACAATTTACTAAAGAACAATTCTTAGAAGCAGTTTcagattttcatttattaatttttattgcaactATGGATATGTTTCCAATGAAggttattttttactaaatatttatttatttaaaaaatctcttattatagaataaaatatatatgtttacttCTTTAGGATCACATGATACCATTATTAGATgcaattcgtaataaaaatagagaaaaagcaATAGAGTGGACACATTCGGAACAATGGGCAACAATAGAGCAACTAATATCTGAAGCTACAGCATCAACATCTCGACCATTATTTGATACTAACTCAAGAATTTCATCTTCTGTGCTTGTAGAAGGAAGTGGAATAGCAGTTGGTACAGATCCAATTGTAAATTCACCACCTGATCAAACACTTTGGACTTGTTCACATTGCACATTTCTCAATGCAGCAGATTTTGCAATGTGTGAAATGTGTGGTTTACCAAGAAATACGtaacaaaaattcattattatattgcttTTGTATGCATTTAAGGGTGCTATCcttaaattgcaattttgcTTCCGCaagttttaacaaattttgttcttgcggatataaattgttttgaacGCATACTTGGCTTTATTTAtgagtgaataaaaaaaagaaaaaatatcttttaccaAAACCTACTTTTCAATTGTCCTTTTTATAATGATCCTTTATATGTAATCATAAGTAGTGTACAacttgcaaaatataattattttttttcatactattatcatatttgattacaattaattaattatactgtaaatcattatgattataatatttatatactaaaaatttgaaattcaatatcaaatatttaaagaaaatttattattatagtgttTAAGttcctataaaatttataaaaataaacatgaaaaagaataaatataaattaataaaatttcttttaataaataaatcactatAACACAATAaatcacaataattatattatttatttaaaatattatttatattattcaattgatagatttaaaatatttatttaaaaaagaaattgatacattattatattaattataattacattatattacattatattaattataatatttttcatatttattacagcattaataattttatgaaattttatgaaaaattatttttatttaaatgacatAAAATCTTTACAACTAATTCTAGAAACAAtagaatcaataaaattagaaacatttaattcatcttcttcaattttatatattttctttattaaatcaaaatctgTAAACTCAGATAATCTTGAAATTGATATGCTTTCTCCTTTTACAACATCCATTattgtttttgatattaattttttatcattatcatctttatatattaacattattagtatatttttatcatcatcattgattccaaattctattaatgtacgtgatatattttttgaagttgataaattaaataatacttcagtatatatattttttgtagtaATCTGATTCATCTTTGCATTAATTGCAGTTTTATTAGCAGCTATTATTATTTGGAAAGGATCTACTATAAGTGATGCTTTTATAACAGAGCAAGAAAGTTCATTATTCATAACTTTCCTACGTATTTCATTAGAATTTTGGACattctcaaataaatataatgtacaaaACATTTCTGTTTCAGGATCTAATGATACAGTATAATCactcatttctttttataaatattaaatttatgcacAGTAAtagattacaaattaaaaatattaattgtaattatgtcaaaattctaatattataactacatttattttatatataatattttgcttgaaatattatattttctatgataAAACTGATTGAAActtctttcgaattaaaaattagttacgtaatcaaaaaacaaaataaatttaatcaaaatagaacattggttttataattatatagttattctacatatttttatattttctgtttatactgtgaaaaagtaataaaaaaattaattttttcttttttaatttttttctattcttaagTTTTATTCTTAAGTTAttctattcttaaatttaaaataattaaattttattataaaaatcatatacatataattttaatatacatcaaTATTCACTAATAATTACAacgatgtaaaaaataaaaataatattaaatttaaaattataaaataaatcataaaatgaatttataactAATTTCGTAAgttgataaatgaaaagaatgtaAATTTGATTTGTTGATTTTCACAAATCTAACATATTCATGAAAATGAACcaaaaatattacatcataaaaatcatatagaaTCGCATATCTATGAACAATACAAGGAAGTACTCTCCTGACCtctgtattatatttacatcaataatattgtacaatatatgtttccaaattattaacttaattaaaatttaaatatttaaattattataatttataaaaaatgtattgttttggcatttagttatttaaaatatttatgaaataaaaaaatgaatatcaagtatttaaaaaattcataaaatatatacgagaaaagatcgagaaaagattgaagatcgaataaattcattattatatcaatcatGAAGTAATTCCTAATTTTGGttgtctattaaaaaataaattattaaaatttataaaatattaaaataattacttcaaaaatattaaaatattttaaaaacgatagtttaaaaataaaaaattatagcaaaTTATGACTGATGAAAATTCATGCAAAAGTGTATGGAATAAAGTTtgtaagtaatttatatttttaatataaattctttagaatttttataaattagtttttttcttagataatttattatttaattagtaaataCTGGAATTATTTGGATTTCTTCACAAAAAAAATCTGCATGTCCTCcttatatgaaaaagaaaaaaatcgaagaagaacccaaaaatgatttaaaaccATCCgacgaagataaaaaatttgattctacaaagaaattcgaatataaaagtCCCACTGATTTCTGTTCTCCAATTAAAtcttgttatattaaaatgcaggtatttttaataattttatttagttttatattaatcatttttgtgtgattaatcattttgtactatatttttaaaatcattcttttttatttgattagaatttttaaatataaaaacataagacttataaaaaaattataggatCCTTGTAGAGCATGTTGTTGTGAAGAAAAACCAAAACCACCACCTCCTTGTCCACCTAAATGCGGCCCGCAAGTACCACGCGAACCAGTGTGTGGCTGTGATCTTTGCCAAAAACATCCCGGTCATGAAAAATGTTGCGACAAGAATAGAGCATTTCGCGGTATAGATATTCATcgtgaatatttcgaaaaggcataataatttgtttttattatattacattaattgtgTAATATGCTTATATgcctataaattaaaattattataaaattaaatgtgtatttatattatttttaaaaaacacaaaaatatcttaagaatatttttcattcaaattaataaaaaattaataaaaaatattttataaatttaaaaaaaattttcgaaatataatataaataaaaaagttattaaattttgttttattagaattaaaaaataaatgaatttttgattgaatttttattattaccattGATATGTATGAAAATGCTTATTAAAACTTagatattagtattattaaaaccTATCTTAATGTTTTATCTatcattaaagataaaaaatgattaatgacATTTtcagttaatataataatttcatatataaaatcatatataaaaaatcagatCTATTGGAATCAACTAATCAGATTTTTTGTGTAACTAAGTTATGATgtaaaacaaacataaaataaaaatgtataagatattttacttAGAAATGAtagtattgaataattataaaattaattattacagatataattattaatgaaaaaatattaatatctcaaatcaaatttaatattgaaattcataatatttttattaatgacttAAACTCTTTAGGACTTTTGTCTCAAAAgtggatatttaatttcaattctatggaaaagttattttttcgtgaaattattataaaaataaatataccattttaactaaattttttaagcagaaaataaatttcaattgttaaaaagatgtttttatatttttttgaatatcataattcaatgatattattttttttaatgaatgtgagtatttattttcgcaaatattaaaacttattaaatagtaaaaaatggtattatatataaaaatatatttattattatcactatttatttgtatttactaatatcttaagaaattttatattaatcatataactatatttatatacatattgtatatttaggtacattttaattatattttgaattttaaaatgtgaattttttattttttattgatttttttttgtttattataaataaaaataaaaatataaaaaataaaaattaaaaaattaaaatattaaacgaaaagattaaagatgtagggaatttcttttttatatatttttgtgtatataatatagatagacaaaaatcgattaataagataatgtattaattttacaaataacgttatcaatatagatttatttataatatatgattatatagttttctaacagtttttaattaatcctgGAAGattgaaagtatatttatcttaacaaCTATAATTTAtcaggtaattttttttatttaaaatatcttaccatataaaagaatttttatataaatatattttttttcaaatagtgaaaatttttagagaaattatatatttttatgatattaaatattaaatatataaatatatatttatcctagttttatctattaattatctattaatttatttaaataaatgttttaatgctaatatatttatgatatcttttcttgatatatataactagtgttaactaaaatttatttataaaattgttataaaatgttaattttataatctgaaTATTActaaagaataagaatatacaataaagttataaattatataatattaatatttataaatttattttaattattataaattgtattataaattatattttaaatttataccaaaatatattatattattatgtatcattattatatacttgtattgtaataataataaaaatgtcttttgaaattaatttaatattaattatttcttagtattatatttattttatattatatttatttattttatacatttttaaattataaagaaaatatttcttttatttataattttgactcttatatttataattttttcatttgatttatatttttattatattgaatatattttaacattcatCTATATAGTTATTTGAAGATTAGTTCAtacgtttttttatatttttgatatcaattaattaatactaccagatatgattaatatcataatatgatttatggtaatataaactattttgttatataatcattaaaagataaatatataatatttttgtaaaaattttatgaaaaataataaagaataaaattaaaattaaaaattagaatcattttttcattaatatt
The sequence above is drawn from the Apis cerana isolate GH-2021 linkage group LG11, AcerK_1.0, whole genome shotgun sequence genome and encodes:
- the LOC108002386 gene encoding EKC/KEOPS complex subunit TPRKB-like codes for the protein MSDYTVSLDPETEMFCTLYLFENVQNSNEIRRKVMNNELSCSVIKASLIVDPFQIIIAANKTAINAKMNQITTKNIYTEVLFNLSTSKNISRTLIEFGINDDDKNILIMLIYKDDNDKKLISKTIMDVVKGESISISRLSEFTDFDLIKKIYKIEEDELNVSNFIDSIVSRISCKDFMSFK
- the LOC108002387 gene encoding late cornified envelope-like proline-rich protein 1, which translates into the protein MTDENSCKSVWNKVLNTGIIWISSQKKSACPPYMKKKKIEEEPKNDLKPSDEDKKFDSTKKFEYKSPTDFCSPIKSCYIKMQDPCRACCCEEKPKPPPPCPPKCGPQVPREPVCGCDLCQKHPGHEKCCDKNRAFRGIDIHREYFEKA